A genome region from Penicillium psychrofluorescens genome assembly, chromosome: 3 includes the following:
- a CDS encoding uncharacterized protein (ID:PFLUO_005076-T1.cds;~source:funannotate), with amino-acid sequence MGATHSSHLTPHVTHLLVGDPDTEKYKYVARHRNDVAVVKPEWIEAVRQPWMQGEDTDIRALQEQHKYPVFGGLTICITGFEDKGFRKYMEQTAMENGAEFRTDLTKSVTHLVARNGEGEKYKYATQWNVTVVTLKWFTDCLERGMILDANPYHPMVPLEKQGAGAWERPSVAAKGQSENERTASVELSSNPRPRKLRRTASTKLVGQNEGIWGDIVGTGFATHQVKGFQSGQQQERDGTSSRSVPVIQAAMSFASETTFSGAVEAPQPPPETKTTTSAEGFLQGSYFLISGFSSKQTGVLRHHLQFNGAQLVDSLSEFSRPSIPKTGRGLYIMVPYKTPRSEIPSTDDMAFECEIVTDMWLERCLDARTLVPPESHVASTPFPKFPIPGFSGMRICSTGFARIDLLHLSKLVDLMGASYDEFLTPKASVLICNDPQSASHEKLRHTSEWGVSAVSADWLWISIQTGQKKPFEPYIVRRPLSRSGSGAEKPSSKPSSVHVDRQQQQKANAQAERASNSGSDSAQNRRADRRVASRKSDTNLGDGFSKEDQPKPDNPFKPSVPASRSPSPGRTSSKDDSAAKLSKSNQSASAAAPSALDIAMSGLLQQARAAKSRAQTDTTTSATNEDGSYPPRRKRKPLLGRAPSHSSTRVFEAPGGAGGGRAVSRASSIDTLNDDGVGSALESNPTRDNSMSRTNSRANEQSLSSMFSGGKLENFLADQFPSHLEAEDEENHEPPPMTQLDYEDSDAAAMRAEFLSRAGKLPGKKSAVAAPDPGVSVGQVRELEDIGWGSKRRTRKAATKADDEDGLF; translated from the exons ATGGGCGCGACGCACTCATCCCACCTGACTCCGCACGTTACCCACTTGCTGGTCGGTGATCCGGACACGGAAAAGTACAAGTACGTTGCGCGCCATCGAAACGACGTGGCCGTGGTGAAGCCGGAATGGATCGAGGCGGTCCGACAGCCGTGGATGCAGGGCGAGGACACGGACATCCGGGCCCTACAGGAGCAGCACAAATACCCCGTCTTTGGCGGTCTCACTATTTGCATAACTGGATTTGAGGACA AGGGGTTCCGGAAATACATGGAGCAGACGGCCATGGAGAACGGCGCGGAATTCAGGACGGATTTGACCAAGAGCGTCACGCATCTAGTTGCGCGCAACGGAGAGGGCGAGAAATACAAGTACGCGACTCAATGGAATGTCACGGTAGTGACGTTGAAGTGGTTCACCGACTGTCTCGAGCGAGGCATGATTCTCGACGCGAATCCCTATCATCCAATGGTtccgctggagaagcagggCGCGGGTGCATGGGAACGACCTTCTGTGGCAGCCAAAGGACAATCTGAAAATGAAAGAACTGCATCCGTGGAACTTTCGTCCAATCCTCGACCCCGAAAGCTACGCCGTACTGCAAGTACGAAATTGGTCGGTCAAAATGAAGGTATCTGGGGTGATATTGTTGGCACTGGCTTTGCAACCCACCAGGTGAAAGGATTTCAAAGTggccaacaacaagaacGGGACGGTACAAGTTCTCGATCTGTACCTGTTATCCAAGCAGCAATGTCATTTGCTAGCGAGACTACATTCTCCGGAGCCGTAGAGGCTCCTCAACCACCGCCCGAAACAAAAACGACAACCAGTGCCGAGGGATTCCTACAGGGCTCATATTTCTTAATCAGCGGCTTCTCTTCCAAGCAG ACCGGTGTCTtgcgccatcatcttcaattcAACGGCGCTCAGCTGGTGGATTCACTCAGCGAGTTTTCCCGTCCTTCCATCCCGAAAACAGGTCGAGGGCTATACATTATGGTTCCTTACAAAACCCCCAGATCGGAGATACCCTCAACCGATGACATGGCATTCGAGTGCGAGATCGTAACAGATATGTGGCTGGAAAGGTGTCTTGATGCGAGAACGCTGGTCCCTCCGGAATCACATGTAGCAAGCACTCCGTTTCCCAAATTCCCCATACCAG GTTTCTCGGGAATGCGGATATGCTCCACCGGGTTTGCTCGCATTGACCTTCTGCACCTATCCAAACTGGTTGATCTAATGGGCGCCTCGTACGATGAGTTTTTGACGCCAAAAGCATCTGTCCTCATATGCAATGACCCCCAGTCAGCAAGCCACGAGAAATTACGGCACACTAGTGAATGGGGAGTGTCTGCAGTATCTGCAGACTGGCTTTGGATATCCATCCAAACAGGGCAGAAGAAGCCCTTTGAACCGTATATTGTTCGACGACCATTATCCCGGAGCGGTAGCGGAGCGGAGAAGCCAAGCTCGAAGCCAAGCTCTGTCCATGTGGACCGACAACAGCAACAGAAGGCCAATGCTCAAGCAGAAAGGGCGTCCAATTCCGGTTCAGATTCTGCACAGAATAGGAGAGCCGACAGGCGCGTAGCTTCAAGAAAAAGCGACACGAATCTGGGCGACGGGTTTTCAAAGGAGGATCAACCCAAGCCCGACAACCCATTCAAGCCGTCTGTCCCGGCATCTCGCTCCCCATCGCCTGGCAGGACCTCCAGCAAAGATGACAGCGCTGCCAAACTTTCCAAGTCCAACCAGTCAGCATCTGCCGCTGCACCCTCCGCTCTCGACATTGCGATGAGTGGACTCCTCCAACAAGCACGAGCCGCCAAATCTCGCGCTCAGACAGATACCACCACCAGTGCAACCAACGAAGACGGCAGCTACCCCCCACGCCGAAAGCGTAAACCCCTTCTCGGCCGCGCCCCATCCCACTCCTCAACCCGAGTATTCGAAGCGCCCGGAGgtgcaggaggaggacgagcagTCTCCCGCGCGAGCTCCATCGACACCCTAAACGACGACGGCGTGGGCAGCGCCCTCGAAAGCAATCCCACGCGCGACAACTCCATGTCGCGCACCAACAGCCGCGCGAATGAGCAGAGCCTCTCATCGATGTTCAGCGGCGGGAAACTGGAGAATTTCCTAGCCGACCAGTTCCCCTCGCacctcgaggccgaagacgaagagaacCATGAGCCTCCGCCTATGACGCAGCTGGACTATGAGGATTCGGATGCTGCGGCCATGCGGGCTGAGTTTCTCAGTCGAGCGGGCAAGTTGcctgggaagaagagtgcGGTGGCGGCTCCTGACCCCGGCGTGTCGGTTGGTCAGGTTAGGGAATTGGAGGATATTGGGTGGGGGTCTAAACGGAGGACGAGAAAGGCGGCTACGAaggctgatgatgaagatgggtTGTTCTAG
- a CDS encoding uncharacterized protein (ID:PFLUO_005078-T1.cds;~source:funannotate): MNVIEWAFGKRMTPAERLRKHQRALDRTQRELDRERTKLENQEKKLVQDIKKSAKNGQMEACKIQAKDLVRTRRYIQKFYQMRTQLQAISLRIQTVRSNEQMMQSMKGATHLLGSMNRQMNLPALQRIAMEFERENEVMDERQEMMDDAIDEATGMEGEEEEGEDVMREVLDSLGVDLSGQLGETPTDIQTAAKERTPVAQAVGGGGGGPATDDDDLQARFDGLRR, from the exons ATGAAT GTCATTGAATGGGCGTTCGGAAAGCGCATGACGCCTGCGGAGCGTCTGCGCAAACACCAGCGTGCCCTGGACAGAACGCAGCGCGAACTGGACCGCGAACGGACGAAGCTGGAGAACCAGGAGAAGAAATTGGTGCAGGATATTAAGAAGAGCGCCAAAAATGGCCAGATGGAAGCTTGCAAAATCCAGGCCAAGGACCTCGTGCGGACGCGAAG ATATATCCAGAAATTCTACCAGATGCGCACACAACTACAGGCTATTTCGCTCCGGATCCAG ACTGTGCGGAGTAATGAGCAGATGATGCAATCCATGAAGGGAGCAACGCACCTCCTGGGCAGTATGAACCGGCAGATGAACCTCCCTGCACTGCAGCGGATCGCAATGGAGTTTGAGCGCGAGAACGAGGTCATGGACGAACGGCAAGAGATGATGGACGACGCAATCGACGAGGCCACGGGgatggagggcgaggaggaggaaggagaagatgtcaTGCGAGAGGTACTGGACTCGCTTGGCGTCGATCTCAGCGGCCAG CTGGGTGAAACACCCACCGACATACAAACGGCAGCCAAAGAACGGACCCCTGTTGCGCAGGcagtcggcggcggtggaggtggaCCTGCCACGGATGACGACGACCTCCAGGCCAGGTTTGATGGCCTTCGACGATGA
- a CDS encoding uncharacterized protein (ID:PFLUO_005077-T1.cds;~source:funannotate) produces MSQEYYPTEGSSSGAGSSQFPGDEELPERKPFYPRPPPSYMTVGNGSTSQSATALMTSLNQDSGYGGSIGSTADVMDGDGEDWRAGLLEDRPTPAHTPTRPGEWNPASEHERQVVASHVHQLLYNSNRTKLARAITRTIETLDELRDMNAQWPAHYPAVQNTPFSPSERPSLHETHSYMGGNGSRPTTPERPGTLRRAATTTGGEDLGESSAAPERRPPAEPRLMTPQIAQEFSILKLDLKLGALSQAELVHSLEKASVASLLDGKICQSMRHLHLLRARIEDTSSKVLITGDLNAGKSTFCNALLRRKVLPEDQQPCTSIFCEVLDARENSGVEEVHAVHKDTKYDRNNEQTYDVYALSELENIVVDNSKYMQCKVYVKDVRTIDESLLNNGVVDIALIDAPGLNSDSLKTTAVFARQEEIDVVVFVVSAANHFTLSAKEFILNAAHEKAYMFMVVNGFDQIRDQQRCERMILDQIQKLSPRTHKEAAELVHFVSSNAIPVAPPLAVSGSGSGGSGGGGGDGDPHDDDDSHDDKIDPSKDKGKGKEKEKIQDFEDLEGALRRFVLEKRSRSKLAPARTYLLNLLADLNSLATVNQAVAESELKRVTDELVEIEPAFENGKKKKSEVAEGVNKAIDDSCEDVYNHTRSTLTNTIAQVSEADLGVEYPGLFAAFQYAEDLKLAMLNQISSAVSGCEDYARDKTTQGVGFIQNIGLLHVGEDRFSALNFRADLMFRRGRHTLARQVYTEVELWDFFDIATLWERQEKMAGTGVAMTAVTVLGGRAFGGFGWVDSAFNAAKFLGTNNMRRLFLPSILAAALLTTAYVVSSIPTTLPPRLSRKIAAKLADMDYVHSNANRISSEVRRILRMPAGNLQTNMAQEIEDLGRRKQEVTKIQQESTVAAKYFSNLVRESGQNRQSVDDLDLDAPLPGGMAATLG; encoded by the exons ATGAGTCAGGAGTACTATCCCACTGAgggctcctcgtcgggcGCCGGCTCGTCCCAGTTCCCTGGGGACGAAGAGCTGCCCGAGAGGAAGCCGTTCTACCCCCGGCCCCCGCCGAGTTACATGACCGTTGGCAACGGATCGACGTCACAGAGTGCTACGGCCCTCATGACATCGCTGAACCAGGACTCAGGATACGGCGGCAGTATCGGCAGCACTGCCGATGtgatggatggcgatggtgaggACTGGCGTGCGGGCCTGTTGGAGGATCGCCCGACGCCAGCACACACGCCGACGCGTCCCGGAGAATGGAATCCAGCTT CCGAGCATGAGAGACAAGTTGTCGCGAGCCACGTTCATCAGCTTCTATA CAACTCAAATCGGACGAAACTTGCTCGCGCAATCACCCGAACAATTGAGACGCTGGATGAGCTTCGTGACATGAATGCCCAATGGCCCGCCCACTACCCTGCTGTTCAGAACACTCCTTTTTCCCCCTCCGAACGCCCGTCGCTCCATGAAACTCACTCGTACATGGGTGGCAATGGGAGTCGACCCACCACCCCCGAACGCCCGGGAACGTTGAGGCGCGCTGCAACCACAACGGGAGGCGAAGACTTGGGAGAATCAAGCGCCGCCCCTGAACGCCGCCCACCTGCCGAACCCCGATTGATGACGCCGCAGATCGCCCAGGAATTTTCAATTTTGAAGTTGGATTTGAAGTTGGGCGCGTTGTCTCAGGCAGAGCTGGTCCACTCGCTAGAAAAGGCCTCCGTTGCCTCGTTATTGGATGGAAAGATCTGCCAGAGCATGAGACACCTGCACCTACTCCGAGCCCGTATTGAGGACACATCAAGCAAAGTCTTGATTACGGGGGATCTCAATGCGGGCAAGTCGACCTTCTGCAACGCTCTCCTGCGTCGAAAGGTGTTACCGGAAGATCAACAGCCTTGCACCAGCATATTCTGTGAGGTGCTTGATGCTCGAGAGAACTCTGGAGTTGAGGAGGTCCATGCTGTGCATAAGGATACCAAGTACGACCGCAACAACGAACAAACTTATGATGTTTATGCGCTGAGCGAACTCGAGAATATCGTGGTGGACAACTCCAAATACATGCAATGCAAGGTCTACGTCAAGGATGTGCGGACCATCGACGAGTCCCTCCTCAACAACGGCGTGGTTGACATTGCCTTGATTGACGCACCTGGTTTGAACTCGGACTCTTTGAAGACGACAGCTGTCTTTGCCAGGCAAGAGGAAATTGACGTGGTGGTCTTTGTGGTTTCTGCCGCAAACCACTTTACGCTGTCGGCAAAGGAGTTCATCCTCAACGCCGCTCATGAGAAAGCCTACATGTTCATGGTGGTGAATGGATTTGATCAAATCCGGGACCAGCAACGGTGTGAGCGCATGATTCTGGATCAGATCCAAAAGCTCAGTCCTCGCACACACAAGGAGGCCGCGGAGCTGGTCCATTTTGTTTCGAGCAACGCCATTCCTGTTGCGCCCCCTCTTGCGGTCTCAGGATCCGGTTCTGGTGGTagtggcggcggtggaggtgACGGTGACCCtcacgacgatgatgattctCACGATGACAAAATCGATCCCAGCAAGGATAAAGGAAAAggcaaagagaaagagaaaattcAGGACTTTGAGGACCTCGAGGGAGCCCTGCGCCGCTTTGTTCTCGAGAAGCGGTCCCGTTCCAAGCTTGCGCCTGCCAGGACTTACCTGCTGAACCTCCTTGCCGACCTGAACTCGCTTGCCACCGTGAACCAAGCGGTTGCCGAGTCGGAGCTCAAGCGAGTGACAGATGAGCTGGTCGAAATTGAGCCGGCATTCgagaatggcaagaagaagaagagcgaggtggcggagggTGTCAATAAGGCCATCGACGATTCTTGCGAGGATGTGTACAACCATACGCGCTCTACTTTGACGAACACGATTGCACAGGTGTCAGAAGCAGATCTAGGTGTCGAATATCCCGGTCTTTTTGCGGCATTCCAGTATGCAGAGGATTTGAAGCTGGCAATGCTGAACCAGATTTCCTCGGCAGTCTCGGGTTGCGAGGATTACGCCCGCGATAAAACGACCCAGGGCGTGGGATTCATTCAAAACATCGGTCTCTTGCATGTTGGCGAGGATCGGTTCTCTGCTCTCAACTTCCGTGCGGACCTAATGTTCCGCCGTGGTCGCCACACGCTTGCCCGCCAGGTTTACACGGAAGTGGAACTCTGGGACTTTTTCGACATTGCCACCCTCTGGGAACGCCAGGAAAAGATGGCAGGCACAGGCGTGGCCATGACTGCGGTCACTGTTCTCGGTGGCAGGGCATTCGGTGGTTTCGGCTGGGTGGATAGCGCTTTCAATGCCGCCAAGTTCCTGGGCACCAACAACATGCgccggctcttcctccctaGCATCCTCGCCGCAGCTCTCCTGACAACCGCTTACGTTGTCTCCTCCATCCCGACTACTCTCCCTCCTCGGCTGTCACGGAAGATCGCTGCCAAACTTGCCGACATGGATTATGTGCATTCCAACGCCAACAGAATCTCGTCCGAAGTCCGCCGCATCCTCCGCATGCCGGCTGGAAACCTGCAAACCAACATGGCTCAGGAGATTGAAGATCTCGGTCGCCGCAAGCAGGAAGTCACCAAGATCCAGCAGGAGagcaccgtcgccgccaaGTACTTCTCCAACTTGGTCCGTGAGAGCGGCCAGAATCGCCAGTCTGTGGACGATCTCGATCTCGACGCCCCGCTGCCTGGTGGAATGGCTGCCACCCTTGGCTAA